The Globicephala melas chromosome 20, mGloMel1.2, whole genome shotgun sequence genome contains a region encoding:
- the LOC115843646 gene encoding small ribosomal subunit protein eS27-like, with product MPLSKDLLRPSPEEEKRKHKKKSLVQCLNSYFMDVKCSGCYKTTTVFGHAQTVVLCVGCSTVLCQPTGGKARLTEGCSFRRKQH from the coding sequence ATGCCTCTCTCAAAGGATCTCCTTCGTCCCTCTccagaagaggagaagaggaaacacaAGAAGAAGAGCCTGGTGCAGTGCCTTAATTCCTATTTCATGGATGTGAAATGCTCAGGATGCTATAAAACCACCACTGTCTTTGGCCATGCACAAACAGTAGTTCTGTGTGTTGGCTGCTCTACTGTCCTCTGCCAGCCCACAGGAGGAAAAGCAAGGCTTACCGAAGGATGCTCCTTCAGACGGAAGCAGCACTAA